In the genome of Spirochaetota bacterium, the window TTTGACCCTATGCGGCGATTGTTAGCTCAAAGATTTCACTTCATATTGGTCTCTTTGGTGACCATTAAGAAGGGTAGCTATTAGTTATAAAAGATTTAAGTTTTGACAATGACTAATATTATCGTAAAGAATTAGAATAATATGAACTTTAAGAAAGATGCGGTTTTGATCCTAAAAGATGGGACTGCGTTTTTTGGTAGGTCGGTCGGATACCGAGGAACTACTTGGGGGGAAGTCGTCTTCAACACTGGTATGACAGGCTATCAAGAAATACTAACAGACCCTTCATATCACCGGCAGATTGTTGTAATGACCTACCCTCACATTGGGAATTATGGTGTCAACCACAACGATGTTGAGTCTGACTCTCCGAAAGTAGCAGGATTTGTAATGAGAGAAATCTGCGACTACCCGAGCAACTCCGACTCAAAAATGTCAATAAGAGAATACCTTGTGGATAACAAGATAGTTGCTATTGACAGAGTAGATACAAGAAGATTAACTAGACACATTAGAGACAACGGAGCAATGATGGCTATAATATCACACGAAATAGACCAAGTTGAAAAACTCAAGAAAGAAGTTAAAAACCTTCCTGACATGGTAGGACTTGATTTGACGATTGATGTCTCAACAAAGGAAAAAAAGACAATCATAGAAGTAGAGAATAGTATCTATAATATCGTAGCTCTTGATTACGGTGTTAAATGGAATATCATAAGGTTGTTTGCAGAAAGAAAGGCTAGATTAACTGTCTTACCATATAGTGTTTCATCTGATGATATTATGTCTCTAAAACCTGATGGTATCTTCGTTTCAAATGGTCCTGGAGATCCTGCAGCAACAACACACGCTATAAAATTACTTAAAGAATTGATCGGCAAAAAACCTATCTTCGGTATATGTTTAGGACACCAACTCATATCTCTAGCCCTAGGCGGTAAAACATATAAATTAAAGTTTGGACACCACGCAATTAACCATCCTGTCAAGAACTTGATGACAGGTAGAGTTGAAATAACTTCACAGAATCACGGATTTGCAGTTGATCCTTCTACCCTACCAAAGGATGTAGAGGTATCTCACATTAACCTGAATGATCAATCAGTAGAAGGTATAGTCTGTGAAAGTAGAAACCTTATGGCTGTTCAGTATCACCCAGAGGCAGGACCAGGTCCTCACGATTCAAGGTATCTTTTTGATGATTTTATCAAAATGATTGGAAAAGCTTAGTGAGCCAATCTACTCTCTACCTATATACTCAAACTTCTCTGTATCTATCATTATTGAGTCTCCTGTTTTTATAAACCCCGGAACCATTATCTCTATATTCCCCTCAATCACTGCAGGCTTCCAAACACTCTTATCGGTTCCAGAAGATACATCACCTGTTTGTAGGACCTTAACCTTTATCTTCTCCGGTTTATTAACCGATATTGCTCTACCTTCGTAGATAACTACCTCAACCTCATCGTTCTCTTTTAGAAAGTTCCCAAATTTACCTAATGAAGAAGCGCTAACCTCATACTGCTCATAGTTCTCTTCATCCATAAAGTAGAATGTATCTTGATCTTTGTATGAAAAAACACACTTTACCATCTGAACATCTGGTACTTCAACCTTGTCTGAAGGATTGAACCTTCTATCGTGAAAACTACCCGTTGAAAGGACAACATATTTCACATGAACTATTGATCCAAACTGACCACCACCACTTTTTTTGTCAATCTCTATAACTCTACAAACTTCACCATCTATACTTAAAAAATCACCCTTATGAACGTCTACTACATTTTTTGTTTCTGCCATACTATCCTCCAGGAGTAATTTAAGTTTATAAAAGTAAAATTTAACTTTCAATAGAAACCGGCTCTGAAGTTTATAGGATGGACCGGTAAAAATTAATGTGAAAGAATCTCATCTCGCCTCGTAAAATAAAGGTAAAAGAAAGAAAAACCAGCAAAAAACTATAAATCCCTTTATCGAAAACTTTCTATTTGATCTATTTTAAAGACAGGAAAGATTTGAAAACTGCGTGGGCAAGTTATGAACACGAGGCATTAAGAGTTACTCTTCTACAAAAAAATACCAAACTCTTGACAAAAACTCATAACATTGTTATAGAAAGAGACACGAATTATCTTTTATAATGGCTTCAGAAGGATGCTATCAATAACACCAGTTAGCGTAGATAATAGATTCTTTGGTATAGAGATTGACAACATAGTTGAGATAATAACAAATAAGGAATTCTTCGTTATACCTAAAGTTCCAAGTTTTACCGTAGGTCTTGTCAATATGAGGGGTGAGATAATACCTGTGTTCAGTCTAGGAACTATACTTTTCGGAGTTAGGAAAGAGATAAACGGGAACATACTTAACAATGTTATAACTTGTAGAGTTGGGGAGAAAAAAATGTGTCTTCTGGTTGATAAACTATATAAGGTTGTTTATGCTGAAGAATCAGATATAAGGAGCTACACCGAGAATATTTGGAAAGACCTAAAGTTTGTGAAGTTTTTTGTTGATGTAAAAGAACTCAATACTCTAGTTGGCGTAATTGATGTTGAAAGCATAGTCAAATATATAGATAAATCAAACAGAGAATTCTACAAATCTACTAGGAGGTAATTATGAGGATAGAATATATAAATCCTTTCATAGAGGCTACCTTTGAGGTCCTGTCAGAGGTTTTAAGAACAGATAGCATAAAGAGAGGTGAGCTCTTTCTCAAGAAGAGTATCACGCCATCTCATTCTGTAAGCATAATAATAGGTATTACAGGCCCTGCTAACGGAAGAGTCATAATAGATATGGAAGAGCCTACAGCTCTAAAAATACTACAGGCAATGACATCTAGTAGCTTTAATTCCATATCCCAAATAGGTGAGTATGAAAAATCTGCTTTAAGTGAGTTAGGTAACATAATAACTGGTAGCGCTATAGCAAAGTTATATAAAAAAGGATTTGCTTTCGTCCTGACCCCACCAACCGTTATAACAGGTAAAGACTACGATATTGATACACCACAGATAGAAACTCTAGTAGTTCCAATAATACTACCAATAGGGCAAATTGAGATAAACATTGCATTGAAAGAATCGTAGTTATGAAAGTAGGTATATTAACTAATATATTTCTCAGCGGAAGTAACATATCTTCGTACCTTAAAAGAAAAGGATTACAAGTAAATTTGATGTCTGTTTCACTTCTCTCAAAGGAAAACCTTCAAAACTTCGTCAAAAATAATGACATTATTGTAATTGATGTATTTCCATCCGTATTAAAAGAAACGATAGCGAAAATAAGAGATCTTGATCTTAACAAACCTCTTTTCGTATTAGGTGATAGTCAATCTTACAAGGATATTATAGATATTTCAAGGATGGGTATATATAAGTATCTCAAAAAACCATTAGACCCACAAGTTCTTCTTAAACATATAAACGAATATCAGTTGAGGGAAGAAATTAGCGAAAGGAATGCAAAGAAAGGTTTTGCTATATATACGAGAGTAGTAAATGGCATAACTACAGTTAATGTCCTTGGCTATCTACAAGAAGAGATAATTGACGACTTAAAAGAAATAGTAAGTAAATCTAGCAAGGTAATAATATCCTTAAACGGAATAAGTTCCATGAGTCTAGACACAGATGTCTTGAAACGGCTTAAAGAATTACTTAACAGCGGTTCTGAAGTCAAGTTTGTTCTGGTGAGAGAGAAAATAAAGAACATTTTAGTTGAAGAAGGAATACAAGAAAGTTTAATATTCCCTAATGAATTTTCTGCAGTGAGAAGTTTTCAGTCAGGAGGTAATTTATGATAGAACAAGTAAACATAGTTAAACCTGATGGTAGTAAATACAAAGCACTCGTCGTAGATGACTCGGCTTTTACACTAAAGCAGATTACTCAAATACTCATGTCAGCAGGTATTGAAGTGGTAGGTAATGCTCCTAGGGGGGAGGATGCCATAAGAATGTATAAAGAACTTTATCCAAATGTTGATTTTATGACGCTTGACATTACTATGCCTGACATTGACGGTCTTCAGGTTCTTAAGGAAATCCTGTCTTTTGATAAAAACGCAAAAATAATTATGGTAACCGCTTTAGGAAGGGAAGATATAGTAAAGACTGCTATAATGAATGGTGCAAAGGGTTTCATCTTGAAGCCACTTGACAGATTAAAGGTTCTTGAAAGAATAAAAGCCATTCTTGGTGCTTAAATATGCTTAATACTTGATGGTAGGAATAACGATAGGCGATCCTTCTGGAATAGGACCTGAGGTTATACTTAAATCAATACTGCAACTTAGTAATGATCAGTTAAGCAGAATCCTTCTAATAGGAAGCACAGAACTATTTAGGTTTTGGGCTAATTATTATGGTTTTGACTTAAATTTTCGCAACTATCAAGAGACTAAAGTTAAAGGTATTCCAGTAGTAGATGTTGGTATAGATTTTGGGAAGATAAGTTTAGAAGACTTAGTATCATCTGAAGAGTCATCTGCCAGAGTTTCGCTAGAAAGCATCAACAAATCAATTGAGCTTTTGAAATCTAGTGTAATAAATTCCGTTGTTAATTCTCCTGTGTCAAAAGAAAGAATATCAAGAATACATCAGGGTTTTAAAGGTCATACTGGATACTATGCGAAGCATTTTGATATAACTAACTACAACATGGCATTTTATAGTGATGATTTTAGAGTTGTGTTGCTTACCGATCATATCCCTCTTATGGAAGTAGGTAGATATGTAAAGAAAGATAACATAAAGAGAACGATATTGAATTCCTATAACTGGGCTAGAACACTTGATAGGAATGATAATCCATTAGTTGGTATATGCGGGCTTAACCCACACGCGGGAGAAGGTGGAACTTTAGGCAACGAGGAAAAAGAGATACTAGATGCTATAAGAGAGTTAGGGATGGATGTCATAGGACCTCTACCACCAGACACAGCATTTGTAGAATACAAGAAAAGGAAACTTAACTGTCTTGTATGTCTATACCACGACCAAGGTTTGATTGGCTTCAAATTACTTCATTTTACAGATGGTATTAATGTAACACTAGGATTACCTTTTGTTAGGTGCAGTCCCGATCATGGGACTGCTTTTGATATAGTAGGCAAAGGCGTAGCAAACAATGATAGTATGACTAATGCTATTAAGTATGCTTTAAGGTTTGAACCTGAAGTTAAGCGATACTCCTAAACTCCTATTGTTATCCAACAGGTCAAATCCTGTTATTCCTATAGACACCCAGTTTGCAGGAACAATACTCAAACCAAGGTTAAACACCCCTCTACCATCAGATGAGAAGAAGGGGTCATAGATTACTCTGTAGGAGTAGTTAGCCAGCTCTGCTTTCAAGAATAGAACGTCTGAAAGTATTGACTTCTGAATGCCGAAAAACACATTTAGGTTCCAATCGTAATTCGGAGCGAAGGCAATACCAAACCCGAAAGTCAAATCCCATCCACCACCTATTGACAATCCAAAAAGTCCATCTCCTCCTAGGAGTAAAAATGAAAATCCGATGTCATTTGGTCTTGTGAACCATTGTAGATCTCCATATATGCCTAGACCAGATGTTATCTGGTATTTAGCAGAGAATATTACTGGAAATACTCCTCCGCTACGTCCAGTGTCATAATCAGCAGCAACGCCGAAGTTGAAGTTTTGGAATGCAATGCTCAAAACAGGGGAAAGAACGGAACCGGGAAACAAAACCCACTGTAATCCTAAACCTATCTCAAAAGATCTTGAGACATCAATTGAAGGATATACTATTATCCCTGTTCCTCCAGTTGAAGCAAAATCAAAGTCCTTTGATAAAGCAAAAACTCCACCAACTAGACTAAGTAACATCAACGATGCAATGGTAGTAAGAATATATTTTCTCATACCAATCCTCCATTAGTTCAGAATTGTGAATAAAATTATGCTAATACTACAAATTAATTCGGTATATTAGTTAATACTGAAATTTGGTCAATAGTCTGGTATTTTTGTTGAAGAGTATTCCGAATAATCCATTTTCATAACTTACCCAAGCAATTCTCAACCCTCCTTGTAGAAAGTTTCTGATAAAGTGGTTCATAGTTTTTCTGTTTGTCATATTCCCCTTCTTTTGCCTTCATTTTACGATATAATAAGATTTTTATATTAAGTTATTACTAACTCATCTACAAACTTCAGTTTTTACCAAACTCTCCTAAATATTAACTTTGTAAGTCTTTGTAATAGACTTTCATAATCTCAAAGTCATAGTTAAAGAGAGCATTTATGGTTAAAGTTGTTGTATATCCGGGAACGTTTGACCCTATAACCAA includes:
- a CDS encoding elongation factor P — its product is MAETKNVVDVHKGDFLSIDGEVCRVIEIDKKSGGGQFGSIVHVKYVVLSTGSFHDRRFNPSDKVEVPDVQMVKCVFSYKDQDTFYFMDEENYEQYEVSASSLGKFGNFLKENDEVEVVIYEGRAISVNKPEKIKVKVLQTGDVSSGTDKSVWKPAVIEGNIEIMVPGFIKTGDSIMIDTEKFEYIGRE
- a CDS encoding chemotaxis protein CheW; protein product: MLSITPVSVDNRFFGIEIDNIVEIITNKEFFVIPKVPSFTVGLVNMRGEIIPVFSLGTILFGVRKEINGNILNNVITCRVGEKKMCLLVDKLYKVVYAEESDIRSYTENIWKDLKFVKFFVDVKELNTLVGVIDVESIVKYIDKSNREFYKSTRR
- the carA gene encoding glutamine-hydrolyzing carbamoyl-phosphate synthase small subunit encodes the protein MNFKKDAVLILKDGTAFFGRSVGYRGTTWGEVVFNTGMTGYQEILTDPSYHRQIVVMTYPHIGNYGVNHNDVESDSPKVAGFVMREICDYPSNSDSKMSIREYLVDNKIVAIDRVDTRRLTRHIRDNGAMMAIISHEIDQVEKLKKEVKNLPDMVGLDLTIDVSTKEKKTIIEVENSIYNIVALDYGVKWNIIRLFAERKARLTVLPYSVSSDDIMSLKPDGIFVSNGPGDPAATTHAIKLLKELIGKKPIFGICLGHQLISLALGGKTYKLKFGHHAINHPVKNLMTGRVEITSQNHGFAVDPSTLPKDVEVSHINLNDQSVEGIVCESRNLMAVQYHPEAGPGPHDSRYLFDDFIKMIGKA
- the pdxA gene encoding 4-hydroxythreonine-4-phosphate dehydrogenase PdxA produces the protein MVGITIGDPSGIGPEVILKSILQLSNDQLSRILLIGSTELFRFWANYYGFDLNFRNYQETKVKGIPVVDVGIDFGKISLEDLVSSEESSARVSLESINKSIELLKSSVINSVVNSPVSKERISRIHQGFKGHTGYYAKHFDITNYNMAFYSDDFRVVLLTDHIPLMEVGRYVKKDNIKRTILNSYNWARTLDRNDNPLVGICGLNPHAGEGGTLGNEEKEILDAIRELGMDVIGPLPPDTAFVEYKKRKLNCLVCLYHDQGLIGFKLLHFTDGINVTLGLPFVRCSPDHGTAFDIVGKGVANNDSMTNAIKYALRFEPEVKRYS
- a CDS encoding chemotaxis protein CheX; the protein is MRIEYINPFIEATFEVLSEVLRTDSIKRGELFLKKSITPSHSVSIIIGITGPANGRVIIDMEEPTALKILQAMTSSSFNSISQIGEYEKSALSELGNIITGSAIAKLYKKGFAFVLTPPTVITGKDYDIDTPQIETLVVPIILPIGQIEINIALKES
- a CDS encoding response regulator; its protein translation is MIEQVNIVKPDGSKYKALVVDDSAFTLKQITQILMSAGIEVVGNAPRGEDAIRMYKELYPNVDFMTLDITMPDIDGLQVLKEILSFDKNAKIIMVTALGREDIVKTAIMNGAKGFILKPLDRLKVLERIKAILGA